The following are encoded in a window of Lacinutrix sp. WUR7 genomic DNA:
- a CDS encoding multidrug efflux SMR transporter gives MNWILLIIAGLFEVAFAFCLGKTKDATGNEMYLWYIGFFISLFISMGLLMKATQSLPIGTAYAVWTGIGAVGTVLLGILVFKEPVNFLRIFFITTLICSIIGLKVVSH, from the coding sequence ATGAATTGGATACTCCTAATTATTGCTGGTCTTTTTGAAGTCGCATTTGCTTTTTGTTTAGGAAAAACAAAAGATGCCACAGGAAATGAAATGTATTTATGGTATATCGGTTTTTTCATTTCGCTTTTCATTAGTATGGGACTTTTAATGAAGGCTACACAAAGTTTACCTATTGGAACTGCCTATGCCGTTTGGACAGGAATTGGAGCGGTCGGAACCGTTTTACTTGGTATTCTGGTGTTTAAAGAACCGGTGAATTTTCTTCGCATATTTTTTATTACCACTTTAATTTGTTCCATTATTGGACTGAAAGTAGTTTCGCATTAA